The Candidatus Cloacimonadota bacterium nucleotide sequence TTTTCATAGGTCGCAGGAGTAAAATATTCATTATAAGGAGGATCATAAACAATATAAGAATTTCCTCCAGCCCAGTTTTTATAATAATTCTGAATGCTGACGATCATATAATTTATCATTGCTTCAAATCCCTGCCATTCTTCCGTATAGAGAGCTTCCGAATAAACAGCAAAACCTTCGGAAAGCCAGACATCTGCCCAGGTCAGGGGAGTCAGGCAGTTTCCAAACCATTGATGGGAAAGTTCATGAGCAATTATCGTTTCTCCGCCATGATTTCCATCAATAAATGAAGTTCCTAAGGTGGTCATGGTTTGATGTTCCATTGCTCCGAAAGTAACCATTGGCACAACTGCATTTCCGTATTTTTCAAAAGGATAATCTCCGTATTTTTCGGAGAAAACCTCCATCATAAAGGGCAGATTGCTGAAATCTTCGAGAGCATTGTTATAATACGCTCCTGTCACAAAATTTTGAATTGGAATTTCTCCAAAAGTCTGATTGATTTCCAAATAGTTAGCAGCAGTTATGCAGGGAAGAAAAGTCACCATCGGATTTTCACCTTCCCAATGATGAGTTTTGGTCCCATCTCCATTGTCTTCAATTGCTGTTCTGACACCATTGCAGGCAACGAGCCAGTCATTCCGCATCCTGACATGAAGATCTACTACTGCTTTGTCCCAGGGATGATCATAAGCAGGCCACCACCATCTGCATCCACTTGGATCGGAAAGAGTAAATACATAATTCGAGCCAAAGATCATGCCAAGATGATAAACATCATTGCTCAAAACAGGATAACCGGAATAAGTAACGGAAGTTGAAAACTCTTCCCCTGGATCAATCGTTCCCAGATCGATCGTGATCAAACCATTTGCATGTGAGAAATCCGCAATTTCATCATTAACAAGTACTTCTTCAACATTCAAACTTTCCAGTTCATATTGGATTTGAGTCAGAGTTTCTTCTGCAACAACATCCGCAACCACAGTTCCTTCGATATAATGAGTCTGATCATTGATATAGAGTGTTATCTCATATTTCTGAACATCGAATCCATGAGCAGA carries:
- a CDS encoding M1 family peptidase, with product MNGGSTMKKNIIIIIFILSSFILFSHPKFINNESMNVSDFEYIRADSAHGFDVQKYEITLYINDQTHYIEGTVVADVVAEETLTQIQYELESLNVEEVLVNDEIADFSHANGLITIDLGTIDPGEEFSTSVTYSGYPVLSNDVYHLGMIFGSNYVFTLSDPSGCRWWWPAYDHPWDKAVVDLHVRMRNDWLVACNGVRTAIEDNGDGTKTHHWEGENPMVTFLPCITAANYLEINQTFGEIPIQNFVTGAYYNNALEDFSNLPFMMEVFSEKYGDYPFEKYGNAVVPMVTFGAMEHQTMTTLGTSFIDGNHGGETIIAHELSHQWFGNCLTPLTWADVWLSEGFAVYSEALYTEEWQGFEAMINYMIVSIQNYYKNWAGGNSYIVYDPPYNEYFTPATYEKPASVLHMLRLLVGNETFFEILQTYFQTYYNQNVVSSEFIEICEQVSGMELSQFFQQWIFEPGLPNMEYTYFLELESYSPRIKTFV